One Tachysurus vachellii isolate PV-2020 chromosome 18, HZAU_Pvac_v1, whole genome shotgun sequence DNA segment encodes these proteins:
- the foxj1a gene encoding forkhead box protein J1-A isoform X1 encodes MLSLSCIDSCPKDSMGMEEEVAIPAMKVKDLIKSSSFNNSSSDNLDDSLTSLQWLQEFSILSASGRQQDISTSQHQSNLFEQQLGGEAPASPLAGDLATIGMPLTPGKPTSTAVPALCTLPSLVAHGHCPDEVDYKTNPHVKPPYSYATLICMAMQASKKSKITLSCIYKWITDNFCYFRHADPTWQNSIRHNLSLNKCFVKVPRQKDEPGKGGFWKIDPDYAERLLTGAYKKRKMPPVQINPALKNQLRMISQPVMTVPTNVTSVLHVSPESQQLLQEFEEVTGLNLNWDPRLAETTSFDCSSAVKGRKRKQPYGQRAGGAKAFCRSSSPLLATEEPKVLGSLKGNFDWDALLNSALNGDLNLNEGGPLSPVPQDGDLIVHSFHVNSLEASVSIAESSMLLETQKDSNVDFDEETFLATEFLQSPWTEEEEKNHPDFLCTSTVNINQLFDLGDSLSDDIDSRIESLL; translated from the exons ATGCTGTCATTGAGTTGTATAGATTCCTGCCCCAAGGACTCTATGGGGATGGAAGAAGAAGTAGCCATTCCTGCTATGAAGGTGAAGGACCTAATCAAAAGCAGCAGTTTCAACAACAGCAGTTCTGACAACCTGGATGACAGCCTTACCAGTCTGCAGTGGTTGCAAGAGTTCTCTATCCTTAGTGCCAGTGGAAGGCAACAAGATATTTCTACTAGCCAACACCAGAGCAACCTCTTTGAGCAGCAGTTGGGTGGAGAAGCCCCTGCATCTCCTTTAGCAGGTGACCTTGCCACTATAGGCATGCCACTGACCCCTGGTAAGCCTACATCAACAGCAGTTCCTGCCCTGTGCACTCTGCCCAGCTTGGTTGCACATGGGCACTGCCCAGATGAGGTTGACTACAAGACAAATCCCCATGTCAAGCCACCATACTCATATGCAACCCTCATTTGCATGGCTATGCAAGCTAGCAAGAAAAGTAAAATCACACTCTCTTGTATCTATAAATGGATCACTGACAACTTCTGCTACTTCCGCCATGCTGACCCTACCTGGCAG AATTCCATCCGGCACAATCTCTCACTGAATAAATGCTTCGTAAAAGTTCCAAGGCAGAAGGATGAGCCAGGAAAAGGTGGTTTCTGGAAAATTGATCCGGATTATGCTGAACGTCTCCTGACTGGAGCTTATAAGAAGCGAAAGATGCCTCCAGTACAGATTAATCCAGCTCTTAAAAATCAACTCCGAATGATTTCACAGCCGGTCATGACCGTGCCAACAAATGTCACAAGTGTTCTACATGTTAGTCCTGAGTCACAGCAGCTCTTACAAGAATTTGAGGAAGTCACTGGACTTAACCTGAACTGGGATCCTCGCCTAGCAGAAACCACTTCATTTGATTGCTCCAGTGCAGTAAAAGGCCGCAAAAGAAAACAGCCATATGGCCAACGGGCTGGAGGTGCCAAAGCTTTTTGCCGCTCTAGCTCCCCACTGCTGGCCACAGAGGAACCAAAAGTTCTGGGATCTCTAAAGGGTAATTTTGACTGGGATGCTTTGCTAAATTCGGCCCTGAACGGAGATTTGAACCTGAATGAGGGTGGTCCTCTGAGCCCAGTGCCACAAGATGGGGACCTAATCGTACATAGCTTTCATGTTAACTCCCTGGAGGCCTCTGTCAGTATTGCAGAGAGTAGCATGCTATTAGAAACACAAAAGGACAGTAATGTTGACTTTGATGAGGAGACATTTTTAGCAACAGAATTTTTACAGAGTCCTTggacagaggaagaagagaagaatcATCCTGATTTTCTTTGTACTTCTACTGTTAACATCAATCAGCTCTTTGATCTGGGTGACTCACTTAGTGACGACATTGACAGTAGAATCGAATCTCTTCTCTAA
- the tsen54 gene encoding tRNA-splicing endonuclease subunit Sen54 isoform X3 — protein MAANGTQLALVQVDFCNELLSSSELFQSRSQSHKIPVRGQKEFLPNKSEQQKACLQKTLDEHWVLVKEERVERVGNLVNAEWIPEEKLVKLKSPAGKFWQTMGYSDQGKQCLFPEEALYLMECGNVQVFYHDLPISIQEGYESFLSAETVTFIQYQVFGHLKRLGYVVKRFDTRLPSLYRQQLNLPLSNNRLHKLFKRKWSLIPGDRLCNKKSTENPEVSAGHHEGELKTNVPYSSLESPGQLQMQQAFQDLGSYNANCASLPPPDPSLLPGALQVQECHLAQWHRNINMRQELWSKQEWQREQNQHRCNINDDQRVRHCRNWVEYLELVDKRRSKQHNERPKHYGEQQVLPLAQPRKCSSHRELLEHINIIQSYDLLTENSRLPCSELWRIIFNLYQPDTEFKKSCPGKPYTRLCVCSFDEPVPNLHVLNKLSLQSGDVAMTFAVVDHGDISFYSFKDFKLPTDVY, from the exons ATGGCTGCAAACGGTACTCAGTTGGCGCTTGTTCAGGTTGATTTTTGTAATGAATTGCTGAG TTCATCAGAACTATTTCAAAGTCGGAGCCAAAGTCATAAGATTCCTGTGAGGGGTCAAAAAGAGTTTTTACCAAACAAGTCAGAGCAGCAAAAGGCATGTTTGCAGAAGACCCTTGATGAGCACTGGGTGCTTGTGAAGGAGGAACGAGTGGAGCGAGT TGGGAACCTTGTGAATGCAGAATGGATCCCTGAGGAAAAGCTAGTGAAGCTAAAGTCTCCAGCT GGAAAATTTTGGCAGACAATGGGATATTCTGATCAAGGAAAGCAGTGCTTGTTTCCTGAGGAGGCTCTTTACCTCATGGAATGT GGCAATGTGCAGGTGTTTTACCACGATCTACCTATCTCCATCCAAGAGGGTTATGAAAGTTTCCTTTCTGCTGAAACTGTGACTTTTATTCAGTACcag GTATTCGGTCATTTAAAAAGACTAGGATATGTGGTGAAGCGATTTGATACAAG ATTGCCATCTTTGTATAGACAACAGCTGAATCTGCCCCTATCCAACAACAGACTACACAAGCTGTTTAAGAGGAAATGGAGCCTGATTCCTGGTGATAG ACTGTGCAATAAGAAAAGTACTGAAAATCCAGAGGTATCTGCAGGACATCATGAAGGTGAACTTAAAACCAATGTCCCATACAGCAGCTTGGAATCTCCAGGCCAATTACAAATGCAACAAGCCTTCCAGG ATCTGGGCTCATATAACGCCAACTGTGCTTCCCTGCCCCCTCCTGATCCCAGCTTGCTCCCTGGTGCTCTGCAGGTACAAGAGTGCCACCTAGCTCAGTGGCACAGAAATATCAATATGAGGCAGGAACTTTGGTCCAAGCAAGAGTGGCAGAGGGAGCAAAACCAACACCGATGCAACATTAATGATGATCAGCGTGTGCGTCATTGCAGGAACTGGGTCGAGTATTTAGAGCTGGTGGATAAAAGAAGGAGCAAGCAGCACAACGAAAGGCCCAAACACTATGGGGAACAGCAGGTTTTGCCTCTTGCTCAGCCCAGAAAATGTAGTTCACATC gTGAGCTTCTGGAGCACATTAACATTATTCAGTCTTATGATTTGTTGACAGAAAACTCCAG GTTACCGTGCTCAGAACTATGGAGGATCATCTTTAACCTTTACCAGCCTGACACTGAGTTTAAGAAAAGTTGCCCAGGAAAGCCCTATAcccgtttgtgtgtttgcag TTTTGATGAGCCAGTGCCAAACTTGCATGTCTTGAACAAGCTGTCCTTGCAAAGTGGAGACGTGGCTATGACATTTGCAGTGGTGGACCATGGAGATATTTCCTTCTACTCATTCAAAGATTTTAAGCTGCCCACTGATGTCTATTAA
- the LOC132861710 gene encoding myeloid-associated differentiation marker-like protein 2: MDPYGGHYLNRDAVLSLLGVARMCQLILGCTTMALVAHSAGFSATYGTFCMFVWCFCFAMTLIIFVLDVVRLHGCVPISWDNFTVAFAMLSTLMYITASVVYPVYFLGNECPTEGCEVRNYRIAVTVCSSICSFAYSAEVLLTRAKPGHVVGYMSTLSGLLKVVQAFIACIIFGALANDSEYHRHIPTQYCVVVYSLCFAITVVVVILTVSGRTIVLRLPFDRFVIIYTFLAVLLYMSAAVVWPVFSFDKKYGSPGRPDDCPQGKCPWDSKLVVAVFTFANLVLYVIDLLYSQRIRFVSQSAP; the protein is encoded by the coding sequence ATGGATCCCTATGGAGGTCACTACCTGAACCGAGACGCAGTGCTATCTTTACTGGGTGTTGCTCGCATGTGCCAACTGATATTGGGCTGCACCACGATGGCTTTGGTGGCTCACAGCGCAGGCTTCAGTGCCACCTATGGCACCTTCTGCATGTTTGTGTGGTGCTTCTGTTTCGCCATGacattgattatttttgttcttgATGTGGTTCGCCTGCATGGCTGCGTGCCAATCTCCTGGGACAATTTCACTGTGGCCTTTGCCATGCTTTCCACATTAATGTACATCACAGCTTCCGTTGTGTACCCTGTATATTTCCTCGGCAATGAATGCCCGACTGAAGGCTGTGAAGTGCGCAACTATCGCATTGCTGTTACCGTCTGCTCCAGCATCTGTTCTTTTGCCTATAGTGCTGAGGTTCTCCTCACACGTGCCAAACCAGGCCATGTAGTTGGTTACATGTCCACCTTGTCAGGTCTGCTAAAGGTAGTTCAGGCCTTCATTGCTTGCATAATTTTTGGTGCTCTGGCAAACGACAGTGAGTACCATCGGCACATTCCCACACAGTACTGTGTAGTGGTCTACAGTCTATGCTTTGCCATTACAGTGGTAGTGGTGATTCTGACAGTCTCAGGAAGGACGATAGTTCTGAGGCTGCCATTTGACCGCTTTGTGATTATATACACTTTCCTGGCAGTCCTGCTGTACATGAGTGCTGCTGTGGTGTGGCCGGTCTTCAGTTTTGATAAGAAGTATGGCTCTCCTGGGCGACCGGATGATTGCCCCCAGGGAAAATGCCCATGGGACAGCAAGCTTGTGGTGGCAGTGTTCACCTTTGCCAACCTGGTGCTGTACGTCATTGACCTACTGTACTCTCAAAGAATCCGATTTGTCTCACAGTCAGCTCCCTAA
- the ccdc137 gene encoding coiled-coil domain-containing protein 137 isoform X2, with protein sequence MLSKKLKKKVMKPQLDEHLEHIPFQLRRIMKSKEKMNMGSSKLKIIRACKPKAQTEICEQDQIKIPHFRRGKKESERAYLRRMSQETQHVLFLTKNQPERHPERILEEKATTSNKNLKKKKYNKRKLLHEKKVKLQEDIEKNIFADKVQFGEVAMEPPSLTVKPKKAPVKPQRVSNSLLLSSILGHTDVSTAKPSMARQKIIEEEHERVVHAYRQLKRKKSEKQQKEWMNKFLNVQ encoded by the exons ATGCTTAG CaagaagttaaaaaagaaagttatgaaACCTCAACTGGATGAACATCTGGAGCATATACCTTTTCAACTGCGTAGAATtatgaaaagtaaagaaaaaatgaatatgGGATCCAGTAAACTGAAGATCATAAGAG CATGCAAGCCCAAAGCACAGACAGAAATCTGTGAGCAGGATCAGATCAAAATTCCACACTTTcgaagaggaaagaaagagtcTGAGAGAGCTTACCTACGGCGCATGTCACAAGAAACGCAGCATGTTCTCTTTCTCACAAAAAACCAGCCAGAGAGACATCCTGAACGAATCCTGGAGGAGAAGGCAACAACTtcaaacaaaaatctaaaaaaaaaaaa gtacaataaaagaaaattgcTCCATGAAAAAAAGGTCAAGCTACAAGAGGACattgagaaaaatatatttgcag ATAAAGTACAATTTGGAGAGGTTGCGATGGAACCTCCATCACTGACTGTCAAACCAAAGAAGGCTCCTGTGAAACCTCAG AGGGTATCCAATAGCCTTCTTCTGAGTTCTATCCTTGGCCACACTGATGTCTCAACAGCTAAGCCATCTATGGCAAGGCAGAAGATAATTGAGGAAGAACATGAAAGGGTGGTCCATGCTTACCGCCAActaaagaggaagaagagcgAAAAGCAGCAAAAGGAATGGATGAACAAATTTCTAAACGTTCAATAA
- the foxj1a gene encoding forkhead box protein J1-A isoform X2: MGMEEEVAIPAMKVKDLIKSSSFNNSSSDNLDDSLTSLQWLQEFSILSASGRQQDISTSQHQSNLFEQQLGGEAPASPLAGDLATIGMPLTPGKPTSTAVPALCTLPSLVAHGHCPDEVDYKTNPHVKPPYSYATLICMAMQASKKSKITLSCIYKWITDNFCYFRHADPTWQNSIRHNLSLNKCFVKVPRQKDEPGKGGFWKIDPDYAERLLTGAYKKRKMPPVQINPALKNQLRMISQPVMTVPTNVTSVLHVSPESQQLLQEFEEVTGLNLNWDPRLAETTSFDCSSAVKGRKRKQPYGQRAGGAKAFCRSSSPLLATEEPKVLGSLKGNFDWDALLNSALNGDLNLNEGGPLSPVPQDGDLIVHSFHVNSLEASVSIAESSMLLETQKDSNVDFDEETFLATEFLQSPWTEEEEKNHPDFLCTSTVNINQLFDLGDSLSDDIDSRIESLL, encoded by the exons ATGGGGATGGAAGAAGAAGTAGCCATTCCTGCTATGAAGGTGAAGGACCTAATCAAAAGCAGCAGTTTCAACAACAGCAGTTCTGACAACCTGGATGACAGCCTTACCAGTCTGCAGTGGTTGCAAGAGTTCTCTATCCTTAGTGCCAGTGGAAGGCAACAAGATATTTCTACTAGCCAACACCAGAGCAACCTCTTTGAGCAGCAGTTGGGTGGAGAAGCCCCTGCATCTCCTTTAGCAGGTGACCTTGCCACTATAGGCATGCCACTGACCCCTGGTAAGCCTACATCAACAGCAGTTCCTGCCCTGTGCACTCTGCCCAGCTTGGTTGCACATGGGCACTGCCCAGATGAGGTTGACTACAAGACAAATCCCCATGTCAAGCCACCATACTCATATGCAACCCTCATTTGCATGGCTATGCAAGCTAGCAAGAAAAGTAAAATCACACTCTCTTGTATCTATAAATGGATCACTGACAACTTCTGCTACTTCCGCCATGCTGACCCTACCTGGCAG AATTCCATCCGGCACAATCTCTCACTGAATAAATGCTTCGTAAAAGTTCCAAGGCAGAAGGATGAGCCAGGAAAAGGTGGTTTCTGGAAAATTGATCCGGATTATGCTGAACGTCTCCTGACTGGAGCTTATAAGAAGCGAAAGATGCCTCCAGTACAGATTAATCCAGCTCTTAAAAATCAACTCCGAATGATTTCACAGCCGGTCATGACCGTGCCAACAAATGTCACAAGTGTTCTACATGTTAGTCCTGAGTCACAGCAGCTCTTACAAGAATTTGAGGAAGTCACTGGACTTAACCTGAACTGGGATCCTCGCCTAGCAGAAACCACTTCATTTGATTGCTCCAGTGCAGTAAAAGGCCGCAAAAGAAAACAGCCATATGGCCAACGGGCTGGAGGTGCCAAAGCTTTTTGCCGCTCTAGCTCCCCACTGCTGGCCACAGAGGAACCAAAAGTTCTGGGATCTCTAAAGGGTAATTTTGACTGGGATGCTTTGCTAAATTCGGCCCTGAACGGAGATTTGAACCTGAATGAGGGTGGTCCTCTGAGCCCAGTGCCACAAGATGGGGACCTAATCGTACATAGCTTTCATGTTAACTCCCTGGAGGCCTCTGTCAGTATTGCAGAGAGTAGCATGCTATTAGAAACACAAAAGGACAGTAATGTTGACTTTGATGAGGAGACATTTTTAGCAACAGAATTTTTACAGAGTCCTTggacagaggaagaagagaagaatcATCCTGATTTTCTTTGTACTTCTACTGTTAACATCAATCAGCTCTTTGATCTGGGTGACTCACTTAGTGACGACATTGACAGTAGAATCGAATCTCTTCTCTAA
- the tsen54 gene encoding tRNA-splicing endonuclease subunit Sen54 isoform X1, whose protein sequence is MAANGTQLALVQVDFCNELLSSSELFQSRSQSHKIPVRGQKEFLPNKSEQQKACLQKTLDEHWVLVKEERVERVGNLVNAEWIPEEKLVKLKSPAGKFWQTMGYSDQGKQCLFPEEALYLMECGNVQVFYHDLPISIQEGYESFLSAETVTFIQYQVFGHLKRLGYVVKRFDTRLPSLYRQQLNLPLSNNRLHKLFKRKWSLIPGDRLCNKKSTENPEVSAGHHEGELKTNVPYSSLESPGQLQMQQAFQGETLILDQSLNRAPGRNWWTYIPSKPQADSFQPSVWYWDFSCIFFPDLGSYNANCASLPPPDPSLLPGALQVQECHLAQWHRNINMRQELWSKQEWQREQNQHRCNINDDQRVRHCRNWVEYLELVDKRRSKQHNERPKHYGEQQVLPLAQPRKCSSHRELLEHINIIQSYDLLTENSRLPCSELWRIIFNLYQPDTEFKKSCPGKPYTRLCVCSFDEPVPNLHVLNKLSLQSGDVAMTFAVVDHGDISFYSFKDFKLPTDVY, encoded by the exons ATGGCTGCAAACGGTACTCAGTTGGCGCTTGTTCAGGTTGATTTTTGTAATGAATTGCTGAG TTCATCAGAACTATTTCAAAGTCGGAGCCAAAGTCATAAGATTCCTGTGAGGGGTCAAAAAGAGTTTTTACCAAACAAGTCAGAGCAGCAAAAGGCATGTTTGCAGAAGACCCTTGATGAGCACTGGGTGCTTGTGAAGGAGGAACGAGTGGAGCGAGT TGGGAACCTTGTGAATGCAGAATGGATCCCTGAGGAAAAGCTAGTGAAGCTAAAGTCTCCAGCT GGAAAATTTTGGCAGACAATGGGATATTCTGATCAAGGAAAGCAGTGCTTGTTTCCTGAGGAGGCTCTTTACCTCATGGAATGT GGCAATGTGCAGGTGTTTTACCACGATCTACCTATCTCCATCCAAGAGGGTTATGAAAGTTTCCTTTCTGCTGAAACTGTGACTTTTATTCAGTACcag GTATTCGGTCATTTAAAAAGACTAGGATATGTGGTGAAGCGATTTGATACAAG ATTGCCATCTTTGTATAGACAACAGCTGAATCTGCCCCTATCCAACAACAGACTACACAAGCTGTTTAAGAGGAAATGGAGCCTGATTCCTGGTGATAG ACTGTGCAATAAGAAAAGTACTGAAAATCCAGAGGTATCTGCAGGACATCATGAAGGTGAACTTAAAACCAATGTCCCATACAGCAGCTTGGAATCTCCAGGCCAATTACAAATGCAACAAGCCTTCCAGGGTGAGACATTGATTCTGGATCAGTCTTTAAACAGAGCTCCAGGGAGGAACTGGTGGACTTATATACCAAGCAAACCCCAGGCTGATTCATTTCAGCCTTCAGTATGGTACTGGGACTTCAGCTGCATCTTTTTTCCAGATCTGGGCTCATATAACGCCAACTGTGCTTCCCTGCCCCCTCCTGATCCCAGCTTGCTCCCTGGTGCTCTGCAGGTACAAGAGTGCCACCTAGCTCAGTGGCACAGAAATATCAATATGAGGCAGGAACTTTGGTCCAAGCAAGAGTGGCAGAGGGAGCAAAACCAACACCGATGCAACATTAATGATGATCAGCGTGTGCGTCATTGCAGGAACTGGGTCGAGTATTTAGAGCTGGTGGATAAAAGAAGGAGCAAGCAGCACAACGAAAGGCCCAAACACTATGGGGAACAGCAGGTTTTGCCTCTTGCTCAGCCCAGAAAATGTAGTTCACATC gTGAGCTTCTGGAGCACATTAACATTATTCAGTCTTATGATTTGTTGACAGAAAACTCCAG GTTACCGTGCTCAGAACTATGGAGGATCATCTTTAACCTTTACCAGCCTGACACTGAGTTTAAGAAAAGTTGCCCAGGAAAGCCCTATAcccgtttgtgtgtttgcag TTTTGATGAGCCAGTGCCAAACTTGCATGTCTTGAACAAGCTGTCCTTGCAAAGTGGAGACGTGGCTATGACATTTGCAGTGGTGGACCATGGAGATATTTCCTTCTACTCATTCAAAGATTTTAAGCTGCCCACTGATGTCTATTAA
- the ccdc137 gene encoding coiled-coil domain-containing protein 137 isoform X3: protein MKPQLDEHLEHIPFQLRRIMKSKEKMNMGSSKLKIIRACKPKAQTEICEQDQIKIPHFRRGKKESERAYLRRMSQETQHVLFLTKNQPERHPERILEEKATTSNKNLKKKKYNKRKLLHEKKVKLQEDIEKNIFADKVQFGEVAMEPPSLTVKPKKAPVKPQRVSNSLLLSSILGHTDVSTAKPSMARQKIIEEEHERVVHAYRQLKRKKSEKQQKEWMNKFLNVQ, encoded by the exons atgaaACCTCAACTGGATGAACATCTGGAGCATATACCTTTTCAACTGCGTAGAATtatgaaaagtaaagaaaaaatgaatatgGGATCCAGTAAACTGAAGATCATAAGAG CATGCAAGCCCAAAGCACAGACAGAAATCTGTGAGCAGGATCAGATCAAAATTCCACACTTTcgaagaggaaagaaagagtcTGAGAGAGCTTACCTACGGCGCATGTCACAAGAAACGCAGCATGTTCTCTTTCTCACAAAAAACCAGCCAGAGAGACATCCTGAACGAATCCTGGAGGAGAAGGCAACAACTtcaaacaaaaatctaaaaaaaaaaaa gtacaataaaagaaaattgcTCCATGAAAAAAAGGTCAAGCTACAAGAGGACattgagaaaaatatatttgcag ATAAAGTACAATTTGGAGAGGTTGCGATGGAACCTCCATCACTGACTGTCAAACCAAAGAAGGCTCCTGTGAAACCTCAG AGGGTATCCAATAGCCTTCTTCTGAGTTCTATCCTTGGCCACACTGATGTCTCAACAGCTAAGCCATCTATGGCAAGGCAGAAGATAATTGAGGAAGAACATGAAAGGGTGGTCCATGCTTACCGCCAActaaagaggaagaagagcgAAAAGCAGCAAAAGGAATGGATGAACAAATTTCTAAACGTTCAATAA
- the ccdc137 gene encoding coiled-coil domain-containing protein 137 isoform X1 yields the protein MGKNRRTKASKFTHQQTEEQNPSKKLKKKVMKPQLDEHLEHIPFQLRRIMKSKEKMNMGSSKLKIIRACKPKAQTEICEQDQIKIPHFRRGKKESERAYLRRMSQETQHVLFLTKNQPERHPERILEEKATTSNKNLKKKKYNKRKLLHEKKVKLQEDIEKNIFADKVQFGEVAMEPPSLTVKPKKAPVKPQRVSNSLLLSSILGHTDVSTAKPSMARQKIIEEEHERVVHAYRQLKRKKSEKQQKEWMNKFLNVQ from the exons ATGGGAAAAAACAGACGAACTAAAGCTTCAAAATTCACTCATCAGCAAACAGAAGAACAGAATCCAAG CaagaagttaaaaaagaaagttatgaaACCTCAACTGGATGAACATCTGGAGCATATACCTTTTCAACTGCGTAGAATtatgaaaagtaaagaaaaaatgaatatgGGATCCAGTAAACTGAAGATCATAAGAG CATGCAAGCCCAAAGCACAGACAGAAATCTGTGAGCAGGATCAGATCAAAATTCCACACTTTcgaagaggaaagaaagagtcTGAGAGAGCTTACCTACGGCGCATGTCACAAGAAACGCAGCATGTTCTCTTTCTCACAAAAAACCAGCCAGAGAGACATCCTGAACGAATCCTGGAGGAGAAGGCAACAACTtcaaacaaaaatctaaaaaaaaaaaa gtacaataaaagaaaattgcTCCATGAAAAAAAGGTCAAGCTACAAGAGGACattgagaaaaatatatttgcag ATAAAGTACAATTTGGAGAGGTTGCGATGGAACCTCCATCACTGACTGTCAAACCAAAGAAGGCTCCTGTGAAACCTCAG AGGGTATCCAATAGCCTTCTTCTGAGTTCTATCCTTGGCCACACTGATGTCTCAACAGCTAAGCCATCTATGGCAAGGCAGAAGATAATTGAGGAAGAACATGAAAGGGTGGTCCATGCTTACCGCCAActaaagaggaagaagagcgAAAAGCAGCAAAAGGAATGGATGAACAAATTTCTAAACGTTCAATAA
- the tsen54 gene encoding tRNA-splicing endonuclease subunit Sen54 isoform X2 yields the protein MAANGTQLALVQVDFCNELLSSSELFQSRSQSHKIPVRGQKEFLPNKSEQQKACLQKTLDEHWVLVKEERVERVGNLVNAEWIPEEKLVKLKSPAGKFWQTMGYSDQGKQCLFPEEALYLMECVFYHDLPISIQEGYESFLSAETVTFIQYQVFGHLKRLGYVVKRFDTRLPSLYRQQLNLPLSNNRLHKLFKRKWSLIPGDRLCNKKSTENPEVSAGHHEGELKTNVPYSSLESPGQLQMQQAFQGETLILDQSLNRAPGRNWWTYIPSKPQADSFQPSVWYWDFSCIFFPDLGSYNANCASLPPPDPSLLPGALQVQECHLAQWHRNINMRQELWSKQEWQREQNQHRCNINDDQRVRHCRNWVEYLELVDKRRSKQHNERPKHYGEQQVLPLAQPRKCSSHRELLEHINIIQSYDLLTENSRLPCSELWRIIFNLYQPDTEFKKSCPGKPYTRLCVCSFDEPVPNLHVLNKLSLQSGDVAMTFAVVDHGDISFYSFKDFKLPTDVY from the exons ATGGCTGCAAACGGTACTCAGTTGGCGCTTGTTCAGGTTGATTTTTGTAATGAATTGCTGAG TTCATCAGAACTATTTCAAAGTCGGAGCCAAAGTCATAAGATTCCTGTGAGGGGTCAAAAAGAGTTTTTACCAAACAAGTCAGAGCAGCAAAAGGCATGTTTGCAGAAGACCCTTGATGAGCACTGGGTGCTTGTGAAGGAGGAACGAGTGGAGCGAGT TGGGAACCTTGTGAATGCAGAATGGATCCCTGAGGAAAAGCTAGTGAAGCTAAAGTCTCCAGCT GGAAAATTTTGGCAGACAATGGGATATTCTGATCAAGGAAAGCAGTGCTTGTTTCCTGAGGAGGCTCTTTACCTCATGGAATGT GTGTTTTACCACGATCTACCTATCTCCATCCAAGAGGGTTATGAAAGTTTCCTTTCTGCTGAAACTGTGACTTTTATTCAGTACcag GTATTCGGTCATTTAAAAAGACTAGGATATGTGGTGAAGCGATTTGATACAAG ATTGCCATCTTTGTATAGACAACAGCTGAATCTGCCCCTATCCAACAACAGACTACACAAGCTGTTTAAGAGGAAATGGAGCCTGATTCCTGGTGATAG ACTGTGCAATAAGAAAAGTACTGAAAATCCAGAGGTATCTGCAGGACATCATGAAGGTGAACTTAAAACCAATGTCCCATACAGCAGCTTGGAATCTCCAGGCCAATTACAAATGCAACAAGCCTTCCAGGGTGAGACATTGATTCTGGATCAGTCTTTAAACAGAGCTCCAGGGAGGAACTGGTGGACTTATATACCAAGCAAACCCCAGGCTGATTCATTTCAGCCTTCAGTATGGTACTGGGACTTCAGCTGCATCTTTTTTCCAGATCTGGGCTCATATAACGCCAACTGTGCTTCCCTGCCCCCTCCTGATCCCAGCTTGCTCCCTGGTGCTCTGCAGGTACAAGAGTGCCACCTAGCTCAGTGGCACAGAAATATCAATATGAGGCAGGAACTTTGGTCCAAGCAAGAGTGGCAGAGGGAGCAAAACCAACACCGATGCAACATTAATGATGATCAGCGTGTGCGTCATTGCAGGAACTGGGTCGAGTATTTAGAGCTGGTGGATAAAAGAAGGAGCAAGCAGCACAACGAAAGGCCCAAACACTATGGGGAACAGCAGGTTTTGCCTCTTGCTCAGCCCAGAAAATGTAGTTCACATC gTGAGCTTCTGGAGCACATTAACATTATTCAGTCTTATGATTTGTTGACAGAAAACTCCAG GTTACCGTGCTCAGAACTATGGAGGATCATCTTTAACCTTTACCAGCCTGACACTGAGTTTAAGAAAAGTTGCCCAGGAAAGCCCTATAcccgtttgtgtgtttgcag TTTTGATGAGCCAGTGCCAAACTTGCATGTCTTGAACAAGCTGTCCTTGCAAAGTGGAGACGTGGCTATGACATTTGCAGTGGTGGACCATGGAGATATTTCCTTCTACTCATTCAAAGATTTTAAGCTGCCCACTGATGTCTATTAA